A window from uncultured Desulfobacter sp. encodes these proteins:
- a CDS encoding glutaminase: protein MCAGYTDFLINYNRLYSEPEEVLRVYTKQCSIGVTTRQLAMMGATLANGGINPKTGSRLLNETHVTALLAIMTTAGFYDESGYWSMWTGLPSKTGVGGGIISVVPGKMAIAAFSPRLDTSGNSIRAQKAIHFISGKLDTGVFGPISK from the coding sequence ATCTGTGCAGGTTACACAGACTTTCTTATAAACTACAACAGACTTTACTCGGAACCGGAGGAAGTCCTGCGAGTATACACCAAACAATGTTCAATCGGTGTAACCACCCGGCAACTTGCGATGATGGGAGCAACCCTCGCCAACGGTGGAATAAATCCCAAAACAGGATCTCGTCTCCTGAATGAAACGCATGTAACGGCTCTGCTCGCCATTATGACAACGGCCGGTTTCTATGATGAATCCGGTTATTGGTCAATGTGGACCGGATTGCCATCTAAAACAGGGGTAGGCGGTGGAATCATCTCAGTTGTACCCGGGAAAATGGCCATTGCTGCCTTCTCCCCCCGTTTAGATACCTCAGGCAACAGCATACGCGCCCAGAAAGCGATTCATTTTATTTCAGGAAAGCTTGACACCGGTGTCTTTGGTCCAATCTCAAAATAA
- a CDS encoding 4Fe-4S dicluster domain-containing protein, which produces MTNGAKVGVSRRGFLKGVAAGGASMLLPGTVRAARKEVALATLHDLSKCIGCGACVSACSDQNGYKYPEPQKPFPKMYPDRVKVADWSDRRDVEDQLTPYNWLTIQTVEVDWQGQSYEINIPRRCMHCQNPPCANLCPWGACARENNGVVRINTDICLGGSKCKSVCPWDIPQRQTGVGLYLKLMPRFAGNGVMYKCDRCFALLSDGGVPACVGECPEEVQFIGPRQEILAQAHGLAKTFAGDADENDFIYGEYENGGTNTIYVSPVPISLLAGALETGPGNPHMDPVKDMMAQDEFLGKAALAAPVAGVAAGLLTAGAKWIKSGQQDKGGAHE; this is translated from the coding sequence ATGACAAACGGTGCAAAGGTCGGCGTAAGCCGACGCGGGTTTCTAAAAGGAGTGGCTGCCGGAGGCGCGTCCATGCTTTTGCCCGGTACCGTGCGTGCGGCCCGGAAAGAGGTTGCCCTTGCCACCCTTCATGATTTATCAAAGTGCATCGGCTGCGGCGCGTGCGTTTCTGCCTGCTCAGATCAGAATGGATACAAATATCCTGAACCCCAAAAGCCGTTTCCAAAGATGTATCCCGACAGGGTCAAGGTGGCGGACTGGTCGGACCGCCGGGATGTGGAGGATCAACTTACACCTTATAACTGGCTGACAATTCAAACGGTCGAGGTGGATTGGCAAGGGCAGTCCTATGAAATTAATATTCCCCGGCGCTGCATGCACTGTCAAAATCCGCCCTGTGCCAATTTATGTCCCTGGGGGGCTTGCGCCCGGGAGAATAATGGGGTCGTGCGTATTAATACCGATATCTGTTTAGGCGGCTCCAAATGTAAATCGGTCTGTCCCTGGGATATCCCCCAGCGCCAGACCGGTGTCGGGCTTTACCTCAAGCTCATGCCGAGGTTTGCCGGAAACGGTGTCATGTACAAATGCGACCGCTGCTTTGCGCTTCTGTCAGACGGAGGTGTGCCGGCCTGTGTCGGTGAATGTCCCGAAGAGGTACAGTTTATCGGTCCCAGGCAGGAGATTTTGGCACAGGCCCATGGGCTGGCTAAAACCTTTGCCGGTGATGCGGATGAGAATGATTTCATCTATGGCGAGTATGAAAACGGAGGTACCAATACCATTTATGTCTCACCGGTTCCCATTTCTCTGCTGGCCGGGGCCTTGGAGACAGGGCCGGGAAATCCGCATATGGACCCGGTGAAAGATATGATGGCCCAGGACGAGTTTCTGGGTAAGGCCGCTCTGGCGGCGCCGGTGGCCGGGGTGGCTGCAGGACTGTTGACTGCCGGGGCAAAATGGATCAAGTCGGGACAACAAGACAAGGGGGGCGCCCATGAATAG
- a CDS encoding YigZ family protein, with the protein MNTDCEKTLFYSVGRSVTDSVREAEIKIKRSVFVCRLKYADTIEGAKDFISSVSKEYKTATHNCWAYVVGDCGQIRHCSDAGEPPGTAGKPMLNALMSHNMTCTAAVVTRYFGGVKLGVRGLIEAYALAVEEAVAQAPLVRLVKTRSFQISLDYSLNDSFLNRISALKTTITGTDYQEKVTHDLSVELSDLPALELLLTQYQCQGLLVYSVTTEDMEGSEN; encoded by the coding sequence ATGAATACGGATTGCGAAAAAACTCTGTTTTATTCCGTGGGACGGTCTGTCACCGATTCCGTTCGTGAGGCCGAAATAAAAATTAAGCGCTCCGTATTTGTGTGCAGGCTCAAGTATGCGGATACCATTGAAGGGGCCAAGGACTTTATTTCCAGTGTCTCCAAAGAATATAAAACCGCCACCCATAACTGCTGGGCCTATGTGGTGGGGGATTGCGGGCAGATTCGTCATTGTTCGGATGCGGGGGAACCGCCGGGAACCGCAGGAAAGCCCATGCTGAATGCGCTGATGTCCCATAATATGACCTGTACAGCGGCGGTTGTTACCCGGTATTTCGGTGGGGTGAAGCTTGGGGTTCGCGGACTAATTGAAGCCTACGCCCTGGCTGTGGAGGAAGCCGTTGCACAGGCGCCTCTGGTTCGGCTGGTGAAAACCCGGTCTTTTCAAATCAGCCTGGATTACAGCCTCAATGATTCGTTTTTAAACCGCATCAGTGCCTTGAAAACCACCATTACCGGTACTGATTATCAAGAGAAGGTCACCCATGACCTGTCCGTGGAACTGTCCGATCTTCCGGCCCTGGAATTGTTGCTCACGCAATATCA
- a CDS encoding alpha/beta hydrolase — protein sequence MNYKMMASGDARIAYQIIDEGGTENTVLMIMGYGCTMDMWPANMIDALKKHARLILFDNRGMGYSTGGTRAFSIDQFAQDTNTLLDSLSVKRVCLVGWSMGTAIALQTALDKPDRVENIILISGFCGGAETVWPPDEVWARVLDLSGTVEVRVGRMMHNLFPQDFIDAHPGFAGIFPEIVEPVNDEMIARQGKTLKQWNGCYARLAEIKIPVLLITGDKDIVIPMENSRIVAVPLENSEVEIIKGGGHGVLYQHPDRISEKILSLIK from the coding sequence GTGAATTATAAAATGATGGCGTCTGGGGATGCCCGGATTGCCTATCAGATCATAGATGAGGGCGGAACGGAAAATACAGTGCTGATGATCATGGGCTATGGATGCACCATGGATATGTGGCCGGCAAATATGATTGACGCGTTAAAGAAACACGCCCGCCTGATCCTTTTTGATAACCGGGGCATGGGATACAGCACCGGCGGTACCAGGGCCTTTTCCATTGATCAGTTTGCCCAAGATACTAATACCCTGCTGGACAGCCTTAGTGTAAAACGCGTCTGCCTTGTCGGATGGTCCATGGGCACGGCCATTGCCTTGCAAACCGCTTTGGACAAACCGGACAGGGTAGAAAATATTATCTTGATTTCGGGATTTTGCGGAGGCGCGGAGACGGTGTGGCCTCCTGATGAGGTGTGGGCAAGGGTGCTTGATTTATCAGGCACCGTGGAAGTGCGGGTGGGCAGGATGATGCACAATTTGTTTCCCCAGGATTTTATTGATGCACATCCCGGTTTTGCAGGCATTTTTCCGGAGATCGTCGAACCCGTCAACGACGAGATGATCGCCCGGCAGGGGAAAACACTGAAACAATGGAACGGCTGCTATGCAAGGCTGGCAGAAATAAAAATTCCGGTTTTGTTGATCACCGGGGATAAAGATATCGTAATACCCATGGAAAATTCCCGGATTGTTGCCGTCCCCCTTGAAAATTCAGAAGTAGAGATAATTAAAGGCGGCGGTCACGGGGTGCTCTACCAGCATCCGGACCGCATATCTGAAAAGATCCTATCGCTGATAAAATAA
- a CDS encoding FeS-binding protein: MNSPFPKWLNRSLLAAMALLTLTGLAQMPIFKRYYIAEIPGLGWLAAFYITHKIHYIAAAVFLALLFWMATVYLLNHRRTWRLTVMGQVRLVILVLIVVTGILRTVKNLPDHGFSPVTVMAVDWIHLAAAMLLGITALLARIGARRRNGIYATRH, encoded by the coding sequence ATGAATAGCCCGTTTCCAAAATGGCTGAACCGGAGCCTGCTTGCCGCCATGGCACTTTTAACCCTGACCGGGTTGGCCCAGATGCCCATTTTTAAACGGTATTACATTGCAGAGATTCCCGGGTTAGGTTGGCTTGCAGCCTTTTATATCACCCACAAAATACATTATATTGCGGCCGCTGTTTTCCTGGCGCTACTCTTTTGGATGGCTACGGTTTACCTGTTGAATCACCGCAGAACATGGCGTCTCACCGTCATGGGGCAGGTGCGCCTGGTGATTCTGGTGCTGATCGTGGTGACTGGTATCTTGCGGACGGTAAAAAATTTGCCTGATCATGGTTTTTCTCCCGTAACGGTCATGGCTGTGGACTGGATACATCTGGCCGCCGCCATGCTGCTGGGGATAACGGCCCTCCTTGCCAGAATAGGAGCACGGCGACGCAACGGGATTTATGCGACACGCCATTGA
- a CDS encoding glutaminase, whose protein sequence is METNHKYRSIKIITSLIAIITVIFFLDVGTFAFQKNNFIDTKTATQDLQQLVNDTYKQFKDVKDGKNADYIPFLATVPSELFGIAIALRDGTTYSAGDADYLFAIESVSKPFTAALVMQQYNGPGVIVEKIGVEPTGLAFNSKLAIELIKERSVNPLVNAGAIAAVSLVKAGDETERWSLILNNMSKFAGTTLKMMDEVFRSEYSTSWSNRSIANNLYNSHGLTRVFTVVQPTTKVERSVQVTQTFL, encoded by the coding sequence ATGGAAACAAATCATAAATATCGCAGTATAAAAATCATTACATCGTTGATTGCAATAATCACGGTCATATTCTTTTTGGACGTCGGAACCTTTGCTTTTCAAAAAAATAACTTCATAGATACCAAAACGGCAACACAAGACCTTCAGCAATTGGTAAATGATACATATAAACAATTTAAAGATGTTAAGGACGGAAAAAATGCAGACTATATCCCATTTCTGGCGACGGTACCGTCTGAACTATTCGGAATCGCCATTGCTTTGAGAGATGGAACAACCTATTCGGCAGGCGATGCTGATTACCTTTTTGCAATTGAATCTGTTTCAAAACCATTCACTGCGGCGTTGGTTATGCAGCAATATAATGGTCCAGGTGTGATTGTTGAAAAAATTGGCGTGGAACCAACTGGCTTGGCATTTAACTCAAAGCTGGCTATTGAACTCATTAAAGAACGATCTGTAAATCCTCTTGTTAACGCGGGTGCTATCGCAGCGGTCAGTCTTGTAAAGGCTGGTGATGAAACAGAACGATGGTCGCTCATCCTCAATAATATGAGTAAATTTGCGGGGACAACGTTAAAGATGATGGATGAGGTGTTTAGATCTGAATACAGCACATCTTGGAGCAATCGGTCCATAGCGAACAATTTATATAACAGCCATGGGCTGACCCGGGTTTTCACCGTGGTTCAGCCCACAACGAAAGTTGAAAGATCTGTGCAGGTTACACAGACTTTCTTATAA
- a CDS encoding class I adenylate cyclase — translation MDDRSASTENTLTAKLIRKKAAFANYNVVRMREALRYLSGPKLELFIKIPFLIHINQPQFPGYVQEPPQACGIHNFKNSGFYKAVQDVEAVPGDIPKAKTDIQNPCVLGFYHIGSLGTFTQSAQSDFDYWVIIDKTQFTEQRYYNLEKKLNHIVKFSRGNFDQEVTFFIMDQTDIRKDCYAGFDRPETMIAPKLFLKEEFYRTFLMIAGKIPIWTILPANLQQGTYDRLVSNLFRQPELSLFLNDFLDLGKVEMPSIKDIYQGIRWHICKSKEDPVKALLKATMIFSHIAGEKIGTMLLCDELKQNFANAGIDDCESDPYKIVFDRVLHYHRTHDREGFKLIKTAIFFRLCSYPKVKLPDPESPKKQLLDKYIRTWNISPSEVKKLMSYPNWPEEGKQFLDSNLIQRLAVMYEQIRVQGQTIEQDLPLPEQRNMRILNNKVKARLNTQTGKIPESSNFLTRQAFSTLLIKKSAMEKWTLKAALSNGGNEIVLHASSGFLGLMGWIMENHLYCRDKTQIKLATHLNLYESCDTAASTDALYLVMQPVKPLFDDCFEHDARWTKILILLVCPDPGDGVSHVELLALNSWGELFFEQLPLDMDQDLNDRYRTISDKINQYAGKEIRLFFFQMAERRDANAVYEIKESLADRFLMHRPGTPQRNRPMLDKL, via the coding sequence ATGGACGATCGTTCAGCATCCACAGAAAATACCCTGACAGCCAAACTCATCAGGAAAAAGGCGGCCTTTGCCAACTACAATGTGGTCCGGATGCGTGAGGCGTTACGCTATCTTTCGGGCCCAAAACTTGAACTTTTTATCAAAATTCCTTTTCTCATCCATATCAACCAGCCGCAATTTCCAGGATATGTTCAGGAACCACCACAAGCCTGCGGCATCCATAATTTCAAAAACTCCGGATTTTACAAAGCGGTGCAGGACGTTGAAGCGGTTCCCGGCGATATTCCCAAAGCGAAAACAGACATCCAAAATCCCTGCGTACTCGGATTTTACCACATCGGTTCTTTGGGCACGTTTACCCAATCGGCCCAGTCTGACTTTGATTACTGGGTCATCATAGACAAAACCCAATTTACCGAACAACGATATTACAACCTTGAAAAAAAACTCAACCACATCGTTAAATTTTCCCGGGGAAATTTTGACCAGGAAGTCACCTTTTTCATCATGGACCAGACCGACATACGCAAAGATTGCTACGCCGGATTTGATCGGCCGGAAACCATGATCGCCCCCAAGCTGTTTCTCAAAGAGGAGTTTTACCGGACGTTTTTAATGATTGCCGGCAAAATTCCCATATGGACAATTTTACCGGCAAATTTGCAGCAGGGCACTTACGACCGCCTGGTTTCAAATTTATTCCGGCAGCCGGAACTCAGCTTGTTCTTAAACGATTTTCTTGATCTTGGAAAGGTCGAAATGCCGTCGATAAAGGACATTTACCAGGGCATCCGCTGGCATATCTGCAAATCCAAAGAAGATCCGGTCAAGGCGTTGCTCAAGGCCACCATGATCTTTTCCCATATCGCTGGCGAAAAGATCGGCACCATGCTACTTTGCGACGAACTCAAACAAAACTTTGCAAACGCCGGCATTGACGACTGCGAAAGCGACCCCTATAAAATCGTGTTTGATCGCGTCCTCCATTACCACCGGACCCACGACCGGGAAGGATTCAAACTGATAAAAACCGCCATATTTTTCAGACTTTGCAGCTACCCTAAAGTCAAGCTGCCGGACCCGGAATCACCCAAAAAACAATTGCTGGACAAGTATATCCGAACCTGGAACATCTCACCGTCCGAAGTCAAAAAACTGATGTCCTACCCAAACTGGCCGGAAGAGGGGAAACAGTTTCTTGACTCAAACTTGATCCAGCGCCTGGCCGTGATGTACGAACAGATCAGGGTCCAGGGGCAAACCATTGAACAGGACCTGCCCCTGCCGGAACAAAGAAATATGAGGATTTTGAACAACAAAGTCAAAGCGCGTCTGAATACCCAAACAGGCAAAATTCCGGAAAGTTCCAATTTTTTAACCCGGCAGGCGTTTTCAACGCTGTTGATAAAAAAAAGTGCAATGGAAAAATGGACATTGAAAGCTGCGCTTTCCAATGGAGGCAATGAAATCGTTCTTCACGCATCCAGCGGATTTCTGGGCCTTATGGGGTGGATCATGGAGAACCACCTGTATTGCAGAGATAAAACCCAAATTAAACTTGCTACCCACCTAAATCTTTATGAAAGCTGCGATACGGCAGCCTCCACAGATGCCCTCTATCTGGTGATGCAGCCGGTCAAACCGCTTTTTGACGATTGTTTTGAACACGATGCCCGATGGACCAAAATATTGATTCTGCTGGTCTGTCCGGATCCAGGCGATGGGGTATCCCACGTTGAACTTTTGGCGCTTAATTCGTGGGGAGAACTGTTTTTCGAACAGTTGCCGCTTGACATGGACCAGGATCTGAATGATAGATATAGAACCATATCCGATAAAATTAACCAGTATGCCGGAAAAGAGATTCGCCTCTTTTTTTTCCAAATGGCCGAACGCCGGGATGCCAATGCCGTATACGAAATCAAAGAATCTCTTGCAGATCGTTTTCTCATGCACCGCCCTGGCACACCCCAACGAAATCGTCCAATGCTGGACAAATTATAG
- a CDS encoding tetratricopeptide repeat protein, which produces MTHPSILTIIEDTREQERLSAALEKIGYTQILTADSADNGWALLKASDIGCAIAAYDMSDMSGLALLKILRKEEKLGDLPFFLTDSAFTKIKVIKAGQAGVSGLFVIPYNPKAMKMKLAAALGNLQDPVIHQVELSVKQGLEFIEKKEYQKALDLFQNLVNQKENPEYYYNIGYIKTAQNKHHEAIEAFSKATRLDRLFVKAYKAMAMVYKAMGAADKVEECTRIAAEIYMDTDKLGKAEDLLNELLESGTNSLNVFNTLGVLYRKKGDIKEAMKQYKKALRIHPDEPYIYYNIGRLYLDAKNATKAKTYFQAALDKDHSFNEAKQVIKAIDLGMI; this is translated from the coding sequence ATGACTCATCCGTCAATTCTCACCATCATCGAAGACACCCGGGAGCAGGAAAGGCTTTCAGCGGCCCTTGAAAAAATCGGCTACACCCAAATTTTAACTGCGGACAGTGCAGACAACGGGTGGGCCCTATTGAAAGCATCCGATATCGGATGTGCCATTGCAGCCTATGATATGAGTGATATGTCAGGCCTTGCCTTGTTAAAAATATTGAGAAAAGAAGAAAAACTGGGAGATCTGCCTTTTTTCCTGACCGACAGCGCATTTACCAAAATCAAAGTTATCAAGGCGGGCCAGGCAGGCGTCAGTGGGCTTTTTGTCATCCCCTATAACCCCAAAGCCATGAAAATGAAACTGGCCGCAGCCTTAGGGAATCTGCAAGACCCTGTCATCCACCAGGTGGAGCTGAGTGTAAAGCAAGGTCTCGAGTTCATTGAGAAAAAAGAATACCAAAAGGCTTTGGATTTATTCCAGAACCTGGTCAACCAGAAAGAGAATCCGGAATACTATTACAACATCGGATACATCAAAACGGCTCAAAACAAGCATCACGAAGCCATTGAGGCCTTTTCAAAGGCAACACGTCTGGACCGGCTTTTTGTAAAGGCGTACAAGGCCATGGCCATGGTATACAAGGCCATGGGTGCCGCAGATAAGGTTGAGGAGTGTACCCGGATCGCAGCAGAGATATATATGGACACCGATAAACTGGGCAAAGCCGAAGACCTGCTCAATGAACTTTTGGAGTCCGGCACCAATTCACTGAACGTCTTTAACACATTAGGGGTGCTTTACCGTAAAAAAGGCGACATCAAAGAGGCCATGAAACAATACAAAAAAGCATTGAGAATCCACCCCGACGAACCCTATATTTATTACAACATCGGCCGTCTCTACCTGGATGCCAAAAACGCAACCAAGGCCAAGACCTACTTCCAGGCTGCATTAGATAAGGACCATAGTTTCAACGAAGCCAAACAGGTGATTAAGGCCATTGATCTGGGGATGATATAG
- a CDS encoding HDOD domain-containing protein — MGDTDSSHTGIDLDVICINELVETDEDVPEKFQKSIRSDPQDYRVYLSGILKRMQGREAFLSFSQQIDNVNQILSMDYSSAGDIARVILEDLSLTAQVLKLVNSSIYRQFSDKGISTLSEAMIILGTDEVRELAASLKIFEMMSSKANSLILKDKMLRSLHRSAVARQIETETGSKSSDAFPVSAMLYELGEYLVALLDPDTYIRVEIALEEEEVSREIAAKMMLGLTYFELGQMVALKFNLPQRIVRAMSPVRLTAGQNIRIAPQEKARYLCAFVYELCNIPAQADDPAALDAAGQVADKYRGLLDLDARQAMALSCSAMERVARHAEILGIDPVLSTPVKPDPGRKNKGQLDQGIGRVEAALEEGLSIHEIFTRLIDTMAQCFNFNQIVISIKKKETNTMPPRFVRGEKRTNGFGKSMEFKIEPASGIFNNAIDRQVDIIVKDAKKESSKQQIPTWYMKNVAEPFMIKGFGIFPVFVEGKIVSMVYVDWDEKTPDPDGKILGYIRGFRQQMIRAFTLHAR, encoded by the coding sequence ATGGGCGATACGGATTCCTCTCATACCGGCATTGATCTGGATGTCATCTGCATTAACGAACTGGTTGAAACAGACGAGGATGTCCCTGAAAAATTTCAAAAGAGCATCCGTTCGGACCCCCAGGATTATCGGGTCTACTTGAGCGGAATTCTAAAAAGAATGCAGGGGCGGGAGGCGTTTTTAAGCTTTTCCCAACAGATAGACAACGTCAATCAAATCCTGAGCATGGACTATTCCTCGGCAGGGGATATTGCCCGGGTGATTCTTGAAGACTTAAGTTTGACCGCCCAGGTGCTCAAACTAGTGAATTCTTCCATTTACCGGCAGTTCTCAGACAAGGGGATTTCAACCCTTTCCGAGGCCATGATCATATTGGGGACCGATGAAGTCCGGGAACTTGCTGCCAGCCTTAAGATTTTTGAGATGATGAGTTCAAAGGCCAACTCTTTGATCTTGAAAGATAAAATGCTTAGAAGCCTTCATCGCAGTGCCGTGGCAAGGCAGATTGAGACGGAGACGGGCAGCAAGAGTTCGGATGCCTTTCCTGTCTCCGCCATGTTGTACGAACTGGGTGAATACCTGGTGGCGCTTTTGGACCCGGATACCTATATTAGGGTTGAGATTGCCTTGGAAGAGGAGGAGGTGTCCAGGGAAATTGCGGCTAAAATGATGTTAGGCTTAACCTATTTTGAACTCGGTCAAATGGTTGCCTTGAAGTTTAATCTGCCCCAGAGAATTGTCCGGGCCATGAGTCCGGTGCGGTTGACTGCCGGGCAGAATATAAGAATCGCCCCCCAGGAAAAGGCCCGGTATCTTTGTGCTTTTGTATATGAATTGTGTAATATTCCCGCCCAGGCAGATGACCCGGCAGCCCTTGATGCCGCAGGGCAAGTTGCGGATAAGTACCGTGGCCTTCTGGATTTAGATGCCCGGCAGGCAATGGCTTTGAGCTGTTCAGCCATGGAACGGGTGGCGCGGCATGCTGAAATTTTAGGCATTGATCCTGTTCTGTCCACACCTGTGAAACCTGATCCGGGGAGAAAAAACAAGGGGCAGTTGGATCAGGGGATCGGTCGTGTGGAAGCGGCATTGGAGGAAGGCCTGAGCATTCATGAAATTTTCACCCGCCTGATCGACACCATGGCCCAATGCTTTAACTTTAACCAGATCGTCATCAGTATCAAAAAAAAAGAGACCAATACCATGCCGCCCAGATTTGTCCGGGGGGAAAAACGAACCAATGGCTTCGGCAAGTCCATGGAATTCAAAATTGAACCGGCATCGGGCATTTTTAACAACGCCATCGACCGGCAAGTGGATATTATTGTCAAAGATGCTAAAAAAGAGTCGTCCAAACAGCAGATTCCCACCTGGTATATGAAAAATGTAGCAGAGCCCTTTATGATAAAGGGGTTCGGTATTTTTCCCGTATTTGTGGAGGGCAAGATCGTCTCTATGGTCTATGTGGACTGGGATGAAAAGACACCGGACCCGGATGGAAAAATACTGGGGTATATCCGTGGATTCAGACAACAGATGATACGGGCCTTTACCCTTCACGCCAGATAG
- a CDS encoding C69 family dipeptidase, translating into MMKKLFVVFLAALLSLLSISPSPACTIMAVGKNASTDDSVMVSHTNDGLSDPRAIYIPAMDHPKEAKRAIFYSHNALDFKPEYGASQTVRLNTKELGPGYDAPNVPKSVPIDYIPQVGHTYAYIDSSYAVINEHQLIMAECTDKAKVHPEPETGKRIFYSVALGRVAMERCKTARQAVELMGSLIDKYGYYGTGETLAVGDPNEAWIFEMCGYDMDGTDGVWVAQRVGDDQFFIAANQFRIRDIIRNKPDQMIYSKNIFDVAQKKGWWNPSDGPLDFTKVYGDGEFHHPYYSKRRVWRGFSLAAPSLNLPAWVESAVSREYPFSLKPDQKLSVKDILNICRDNYEGTEFDLTKGLAAGPFGNPTRFEGNAESVADKEGRLTPVKGYFERPINIYRCLYYHVTQARANMPDGVGGVTWFAPDRAANSITIPLYAGADALPKSLTQGNCLIFDPATLWTANNYVANLLMLKYSYMYKDLCTVRDKIEADMDAKRVDVEKEAQTLYVKGNKKEATALLTKFSNDQSQIVLDAWWKLAQDLFIKYEDGYVNTSEELAHPVFYPARWLQNVGYEKDETSYKKPL; encoded by the coding sequence ATGATGAAAAAATTGTTTGTTGTTTTTTTAGCGGCCCTGCTATCGTTGCTTTCTATTTCTCCTTCACCTGCTTGTACTATTATGGCTGTGGGAAAGAATGCGTCCACGGACGACTCCGTGATGGTGAGCCATACCAATGATGGGCTTTCAGACCCGAGAGCAATTTATATCCCGGCCATGGATCATCCTAAAGAGGCCAAACGGGCAATCTTTTATTCCCACAACGCCCTTGATTTCAAGCCCGAATATGGCGCAAGCCAAACCGTGAGGCTTAATACCAAAGAACTCGGCCCGGGCTATGATGCTCCCAATGTTCCGAAAAGTGTTCCCATAGACTATATTCCCCAGGTGGGACACACCTATGCGTACATTGATTCGTCCTACGCAGTTATAAACGAGCATCAACTCATTATGGCGGAGTGTACGGACAAGGCAAAGGTCCATCCCGAGCCCGAAACCGGAAAGCGTATTTTCTATTCGGTGGCGCTTGGTCGTGTGGCCATGGAACGGTGCAAAACTGCCAGGCAGGCCGTTGAACTGATGGGCTCACTGATCGATAAATATGGCTATTACGGAACCGGCGAAACCCTGGCTGTGGGAGATCCCAACGAGGCGTGGATCTTTGAGATGTGCGGGTATGACATGGACGGCACCGACGGTGTATGGGTGGCTCAACGTGTGGGGGATGATCAGTTTTTTATCGCGGCCAACCAATTTCGCATCCGTGATATTATCCGCAATAAACCCGATCAGATGATCTACTCCAAAAATATTTTCGACGTGGCACAGAAAAAAGGCTGGTGGAATCCATCTGATGGCCCCCTTGATTTTACCAAGGTGTATGGTGATGGTGAGTTTCATCATCCGTATTATTCAAAGCGTCGTGTCTGGAGAGGATTCAGCCTGGCCGCTCCCAGCTTAAATTTACCTGCTTGGGTGGAAAGTGCGGTTTCCCGTGAGTATCCTTTTTCTTTAAAGCCTGATCAGAAACTAAGCGTCAAAGATATTTTGAATATCTGCCGTGACAACTATGAGGGTACGGAATTTGATTTAACCAAGGGATTGGCCGCAGGACCCTTTGGCAATCCCACTCGATTTGAAGGCAATGCCGAATCCGTTGCCGATAAAGAAGGACGTTTAACGCCGGTCAAAGGGTATTTTGAACGGCCCATTAATATCTATCGCTGTCTTTATTATCATGTGACCCAAGCCCGGGCCAATATGCCGGACGGGGTGGGCGGTGTGACCTGGTTTGCCCCTGACCGTGCTGCCAACTCCATCACAATTCCCCTTTATGCCGGAGCTGATGCTCTTCCAAAATCTCTTACCCAGGGCAATTGTCTGATATTTGATCCTGCCACGTTATGGACTGCCAATAACTATGTTGCCAACCTGTTGATGCTTAAATACAGCTATATGTACAAGGATCTTTGCACTGTCAGAGACAAAATTGAGGCAGACATGGATGCAAAGCGAGTTGACGTGGAAAAAGAGGCCCAGACCCTTTATGTCAAGGGGAATAAGAAAGAGGCAACTGCACTTTTAACAAAGTTTTCAAATGATCAAAGCCAGATCGTTCTTGATGCATGGTGGAAACTTGCCCAGGATCTGTTCATAAAATATGAAGACGGTTATGTGAATACCTCTGAAGAGCTTGCCCATCCTGTTTTCTATCCAGCCAGGTGGCTTCAGAACGTGGGATATGAAAAAGACGAAACCAGTTATAAAAAGCCTTTATAA